A single genomic interval of Bradyrhizobium sp. AZCC 1693 harbors:
- the fahA gene encoding fumarylacetoacetase — protein sequence MPHPNDPKLRSFIDVAPDSHFPIQNLPYGVFSAKDGLAPRIGVAIGNYVLDLWQLAQDCRFDVVEPAVFVAPQLNPFMALGPKVWSSTRARISELLRQDHPELRDNEKLRKRALLPMADVKLHMPFAVSGYTDFYSSKEHATNVGVMFRGKDNALQPNWLHMPIGYNGRASTVVVSGTPVRRPRGQLKPPTTDVPSFGPCKRLDFELEMGVVVGQPSVMGEMLTEKQAEEMIFGFVILNDWSARDIQQWEYVPLGPFQAKVFATSISPWVVTREALEPFRLHGPAQDPKPLPYLQQAQPNNYDMALEVGLRAAQMNEAQNISRTNFKYMYWSSVQQLVHHASSGCAMNVGDLLGSGTISGPEKDQRGSLLEISWNGTEPVELAAGVKRTFLEDGDSLVMRGWCQGDGYRVGFGEVEGTIVP from the coding sequence GTGCCCCATCCCAACGACCCCAAACTGCGCTCCTTCATCGACGTCGCGCCCGATTCCCATTTCCCGATCCAGAATCTCCCGTACGGCGTGTTCTCCGCCAAGGACGGCCTCGCCCCGCGCATCGGCGTCGCGATCGGCAATTACGTGCTCGATCTCTGGCAACTCGCGCAGGATTGCCGGTTCGACGTCGTCGAACCCGCCGTCTTCGTCGCGCCCCAGCTCAATCCGTTCATGGCGCTGGGGCCAAAAGTCTGGTCGAGCACGCGCGCGCGGATCAGCGAGCTTCTGCGGCAGGATCATCCCGAGCTGCGCGACAATGAAAAGCTGCGCAAGCGCGCGCTGTTGCCGATGGCGGATGTAAAGCTGCACATGCCGTTCGCCGTTTCGGGCTATACCGACTTCTATTCATCGAAGGAGCACGCCACCAATGTCGGCGTGATGTTCCGCGGCAAGGACAATGCCTTGCAGCCGAACTGGCTGCACATGCCGATCGGCTACAACGGCCGCGCTTCCACCGTCGTCGTCAGCGGCACGCCGGTTCGCCGTCCGCGCGGGCAGCTGAAGCCGCCGACCACCGACGTGCCGAGTTTTGGGCCCTGCAAGCGGCTCGATTTCGAACTCGAGATGGGCGTGGTGGTCGGCCAGCCGTCGGTGATGGGTGAAATGCTCACCGAGAAGCAGGCCGAAGAGATGATCTTCGGCTTCGTGATCCTGAACGACTGGAGCGCGCGCGACATCCAGCAGTGGGAGTATGTGCCGCTCGGCCCGTTCCAGGCCAAGGTGTTCGCGACCTCGATCAGCCCGTGGGTGGTGACGCGCGAGGCGCTGGAGCCGTTCCGATTGCATGGGCCTGCGCAGGACCCGAAGCCGCTGCCCTATCTGCAGCAGGCGCAGCCGAACAATTACGACATGGCGCTCGAGGTCGGTTTGCGCGCGGCGCAGATGAACGAGGCCCAAAACATCAGCCGTACTAATTTCAAGTACATGTACTGGTCGTCGGTGCAGCAACTCGTGCACCACGCCTCGTCCGGCTGCGCCATGAACGTCGGCGATCTCTTAGGCTCTGGCACCATCTCCGGCCCGGAAAAGGACCAGCGCGGCAGCCTGCTCGAAATAAGCTGGAACGGCACCGAGCCGGTGGAGCTGGCCGCGGGCGTGAAACGGACGTTCCTGGAGGACGGCGATTCGCTCGTGATGCGCGGCTGGTGCCAGGGCGATGGCTATCGCGTCGGCTTCGGTGAGGTGGAGGGTACTATCGTACCTTAG
- the hmgA gene encoding homogentisate 1,2-dioxygenase: MNINTSPDQIVRSTAQLTPGYMSGFGNSFETEALPGALPMGRNSPQRCAYGLYAEQLSGSPFTAPRGSNERSWLYRIRPSVKHSGRFAKADAGLWRTAPCHEYDLPIAQLRWDPAPIPGEDMTFLQGVQTMTTAGDANTQAGMAAHVYLITKSMVDQHFYNADGEMMFVAQQGNLRLVTEFGRIDIEPGEIAVIPRGVKFRAEIPNGPARGYLCENYGGAFTLPERGPIGANCLANSRDFLTPVAAFEDKDTPTELYVKWGGSLFKTTLPHSPIDVVAWHGNYAPYKYDLRTFSPVGAISFDHPDPSIFTVLTSPSETAGTANIDFVIFPERWAVAENTFRPPWYHMNIMSEFMGLIYGVYDAKPEGFVPGGISLHNMMLPHGPDRQAFDHASNGELKPVKLTGTMAFMFETRYPQRVTQHAAKSATLQDDYADCWKGLEKRFDPNKP, from the coding sequence ATGAATATCAATACCTCGCCTGATCAGATCGTTCGAAGCACCGCGCAATTGACGCCGGGCTACATGTCCGGCTTCGGCAACAGTTTTGAGACCGAGGCGTTGCCCGGCGCGCTGCCGATGGGGCGCAACTCGCCGCAGCGCTGCGCCTACGGGCTCTATGCCGAACAGCTTTCCGGCTCGCCCTTCACCGCGCCGCGCGGCAGCAACGAGCGCTCATGGCTTTATCGCATCCGCCCGTCGGTGAAGCATTCGGGCCGCTTCGCCAAAGCCGATGCCGGGCTGTGGCGCACCGCGCCATGCCACGAATACGACTTGCCGATCGCGCAACTGCGTTGGGATCCCGCGCCGATTCCTGGGGAGGACATGACCTTCCTGCAGGGCGTGCAGACCATGACGACCGCAGGCGATGCCAACACCCAGGCCGGCATGGCTGCGCATGTCTATCTCATCACCAAGTCGATGGTCGATCAGCACTTCTACAATGCCGACGGTGAGATGATGTTCGTGGCTCAGCAGGGCAATCTGCGGCTCGTCACCGAATTCGGCCGCATCGATATCGAGCCGGGCGAGATCGCCGTGATCCCGCGTGGCGTGAAATTCCGCGCCGAGATTCCGAACGGCCCTGCGCGCGGCTATCTCTGCGAGAATTACGGTGGCGCGTTCACGCTGCCGGAGCGCGGGCCGATCGGCGCCAACTGCCTCGCCAATTCGCGCGACTTCCTGACCCCCGTAGCGGCTTTCGAGGACAAGGACACGCCGACCGAACTCTATGTGAAGTGGGGCGGTTCGCTGTTCAAGACGACCCTGCCGCATTCGCCGATCGACGTGGTGGCCTGGCACGGCAACTACGCGCCCTACAAATATGACCTGCGCACCTTCTCGCCGGTCGGCGCCATCAGCTTCGACCATCCCGATCCCTCGATCTTCACGGTGCTGACGTCACCGTCGGAAACCGCGGGCACCGCGAATATTGACTTTGTCATCTTCCCGGAACGCTGGGCGGTCGCGGAGAATACTTTCCGTCCGCCCTGGTATCACATGAACATCATGTCGGAGTTCATGGGGCTGATCTACGGCGTCTACGACGCCAAGCCGGAAGGTTTTGTCCCCGGCGGCATCAGCCTGCACAACATGATGCTGCCGCATGGCCCGGATCGCCAGGCGTTCGATCACGCCAGCAATGGCGAGTTGAAGCCGGTGAAACTGACCGGCACCATGGCCTTCATGTTCGAGACGCGATACCCGCAGCGCGTGACCCAGCACGCGGCGAAGTCGGCGACCTTGCAGGATGACTACGCCGATTGCTGGAAGGGACTGGAGAAGCGGTTCGATCCGAACAAGCCGTGA
- a CDS encoding MBL fold metallo-hydrolase, with amino-acid sequence MAKGFASTTDLVEKKITFSEIGTDLYAFTAEGDPNSAIIVGDDGCLVFDAQATPAMANKVIERVRTVTDKPIKYVVLSHYHAVRVLGASAYKAQGIVASAETHRLIEERGQQDWDSEYGRFPRLFQDAQSIPGLTWPTLTFEGEMSIYLGKREVRLMQLGAGHTSGDIVAWVPDAEVMFSGDLIEYHSACYCGDAHLREWPATLNEIRAFNPKAIAPGRGDALKGLSTGRDAIAMTRDFVTSLYGAAESSVAKGRTLKETMAATREVMDPKFSSFAIYEHCLPFNVSRAFDEASGIDDPVIWTDKRDQEMWAALQGGG; translated from the coding sequence ATGGCCAAAGGTTTCGCGTCCACGACCGATCTGGTGGAGAAGAAGATCACCTTCTCCGAAATCGGCACCGATCTCTACGCCTTCACCGCCGAGGGCGATCCGAACTCCGCGATCATTGTCGGCGACGACGGCTGCCTGGTGTTCGATGCGCAGGCGACACCGGCGATGGCGAACAAGGTGATCGAGCGCGTGCGCACGGTCACCGACAAGCCGATCAAATATGTCGTGCTGTCGCATTACCATGCCGTGCGCGTGCTCGGGGCTTCCGCCTACAAGGCGCAGGGCATCGTGGCCTCAGCCGAAACCCATCGGCTGATCGAGGAGCGTGGCCAGCAGGATTGGGATTCCGAATATGGCCGCTTTCCCCGCCTGTTCCAGGATGCGCAGAGCATTCCCGGCCTGACCTGGCCGACGCTGACTTTCGAGGGCGAGATGTCGATCTATCTCGGCAAGCGAGAGGTGCGGCTGATGCAGCTTGGCGCCGGGCATACGTCCGGCGACATCGTGGCCTGGGTGCCGGATGCGGAGGTGATGTTCTCCGGCGATCTCATCGAATATCACTCCGCCTGCTATTGCGGCGACGCGCATTTGCGCGAATGGCCGGCTACGCTGAATGAAATCCGCGCCTTTAACCCGAAAGCGATCGCGCCGGGCCGTGGCGACGCGCTGAAGGGACTTTCGACCGGCCGCGATGCCATCGCGATGACGCGCGATTTCGTCACCTCGCTTTACGGCGCGGCGGAGAGCTCGGTCGCCAAGGGCCGCACGCTGAAAGAAACCATGGCCGCGACGCGCGAGGTGATGGACCCGAAATTTTCCAGCTTCGCCATTTACGAGCATTGCCTGCCATTCAACGTCTCGCGCGCGTTCGACGAAGCCTCGGGAATCGACGACCCCGTGATCTGGACCGACAAGCGTGACCAGGAAATGTGGGCCGCCCTGCAAGGAGGAGGATGA
- a CDS encoding DUF2783 domain-containing protein, translated as MALSTASNFSKPDDAFRAIVEAHRGLSDEQSADLDAMLVLVLANHIGDLAVLHEAIALAKRRMLDASPQQQQQQ; from the coding sequence ATGGCGCTATCGACCGCTTCGAATTTTTCCAAGCCCGACGACGCGTTTCGCGCCATCGTCGAGGCCCATCGGGGCTTGAGCGACGAACAGAGCGCCGATCTCGACGCGATGCTGGTTCTGGTTCTCGCCAACCACATCGGCGATCTCGCCGTGTTGCACGAGGCCATCGCGCTCGCCAAGCGGCGGATGCTCGACGCGAGCCCGCAGCAACAACAGCAGCAGTAA
- a CDS encoding FAD-dependent oxidoreductase gives MALTKTQFGYRRHPDQDRAGANIAEYAVVVVGAGPVGLSLAIDLAQRGQSVVLLDDADRIGEGSRAICFSKRSLEFWDRLGIGQRMVDKGVVWSVGKIFHGEQQLYQFNLLPEQGHKRPAFINLQQFYAEAYLVDRVGELPAIDLRWRNKVTGLEPRNDHVALTIQTPDGPYRLNAQYVIACDGARSSLRQMVGAEFAGQVFEDQFLIADVKMTAAFPTERWFWFDPPFHAGRSALLHKQPDDIWRIDLQLNRFADPAVEKLPENVRPRIARMLGHDKFDFEWISLYKFQCRRMNKFVHGRVIFAGDAAHQVSPFGARGANSGLEDAENLAWKLDRVLRGTSPEALLESYHTERSAAADENIRESTRSTDFMAPNSHQEARLRKAVLSLAKETEFGKRMVNAGRLSTPSIYETPLSTADGDSWRGGPRPGASMADAPVAGPGGEPMFLTEAFIHAGTRFTLLEFGNGAAVEVPEGVGTVRIGDGGLADAAGLAVARYDAEPGTAYLLRPDGYVAARFRHPTREGLNAALARAAGHN, from the coding sequence ATGGCGCTGACTAAAACCCAGTTCGGCTATCGCCGCCACCCCGATCAGGACCGGGCGGGTGCGAACATCGCTGAATACGCCGTCGTCGTGGTCGGCGCCGGCCCGGTGGGGCTGTCGCTGGCGATCGATCTGGCGCAACGCGGGCAATCCGTCGTGCTGCTCGACGACGCCGACCGGATCGGCGAGGGCTCGCGGGCGATCTGCTTTTCAAAACGCTCGCTCGAATTCTGGGACCGGCTCGGCATCGGCCAGCGCATGGTCGACAAGGGCGTGGTGTGGAGCGTCGGCAAGATCTTTCACGGCGAGCAGCAGCTCTACCAGTTCAATCTGCTGCCGGAGCAGGGCCACAAGCGGCCGGCCTTCATCAACCTGCAGCAATTCTATGCCGAGGCCTATCTGGTCGATCGCGTCGGCGAGCTTCCCGCAATCGACCTGCGCTGGCGCAACAAGGTGACGGGGCTCGAGCCGCGCAACGACCATGTGGCTTTGACGATCCAGACGCCTGATGGGCCGTATCGGCTGAATGCGCAATACGTCATCGCCTGCGATGGCGCGCGTTCCTCGCTGCGGCAAATGGTGGGTGCGGAATTCGCAGGGCAAGTGTTCGAGGATCAATTCCTGATCGCCGACGTCAAGATGACGGCTGCGTTTCCGACCGAGCGCTGGTTCTGGTTCGATCCGCCGTTCCATGCCGGACGTTCTGCGCTGTTGCACAAACAGCCAGACGACATCTGGCGGATCGACCTGCAGCTCAATCGCTTTGCCGATCCCGCCGTCGAAAAGCTGCCGGAGAACGTGCGGCCCCGCATCGCGCGCATGCTCGGCCATGACAAGTTCGATTTCGAATGGATCTCGCTGTACAAGTTCCAGTGCCGGCGGATGAACAAGTTCGTCCATGGCCGGGTGATCTTTGCCGGCGATGCCGCGCATCAGGTCTCGCCGTTCGGCGCCCGCGGCGCCAATTCAGGGCTCGAGGATGCCGAGAATCTGGCGTGGAAGCTTGATCGCGTGCTGCGGGGAACCTCGCCGGAGGCGCTGCTGGAGAGCTACCATACCGAACGCAGTGCGGCCGCCGACGAGAACATCCGCGAGTCCACGCGCTCGACCGACTTCATGGCGCCCAATTCGCACCAGGAGGCGCGGCTGCGCAAGGCGGTGCTGTCGCTCGCCAAGGAAACCGAGTTCGGCAAGCGCATGGTGAATGCGGGGCGTCTCTCGACGCCCTCGATCTATGAGACGCCGCTCTCGACCGCCGATGGCGACAGTTGGCGCGGCGGCCCGCGGCCCGGCGCTTCGATGGCGGACGCGCCGGTTGCAGGCCCGGGCGGCGAGCCGATGTTCCTGACGGAAGCCTTCATACATGCCGGAACGCGGTTCACGTTACTGGAGTTTGGCAATGGAGCGGCCGTGGAAGTGCCTGAAGGGGTGGGTACGGTCCGCATTGGCGATGGCGGCTTGGCCGATGCCGCAGGGCTTGCGGTCGCGCGCTACGACGCCGAGCCGGGCACCGCCTATCTGTTGCGGCCCGATGGATATGTCGCGGCGCGGTTCCGGCATCCGACCCGCGAGGGGCTCAACGCCGCGCTGGCGCGTGCTGCCGGCCACAACTGA
- a CDS encoding MarR family winged helix-turn-helix transcriptional regulator: protein MAADPREESAPKKAARLDLFKFAPFQLNRLAAEVSSALSAEYAVRYGLDIPEWRVLATLGFRHDACSAQYIAHCTRTHKSTISRAVTSLMKRQIIERVENEDDRREFRLRLTRKGATLYEELIPRLLRKEQAILSCLSAQERRDFARLLGKIEQSLELVQTSEEADAKEAY from the coding sequence ATGGCTGCCGATCCACGAGAAGAGAGCGCGCCGAAAAAAGCCGCGCGCCTTGATCTCTTCAAATTCGCGCCGTTTCAGCTCAACCGGCTGGCGGCGGAAGTCAGTTCCGCGCTCTCGGCCGAGTATGCGGTCCGCTACGGGCTCGACATTCCGGAATGGCGCGTGCTGGCGACGCTCGGCTTCCGCCACGATGCCTGCAGCGCGCAATATATCGCCCACTGCACCCGCACCCACAAATCCACCATCAGCCGGGCCGTCACCTCGCTGATGAAGCGGCAGATCATCGAGCGCGTCGAGAACGAGGACGACCGCCGCGAATTCCGCCTGCGCCTGACACGCAAGGGCGCAACCCTCTACGAGGAACTGATCCCGCGCCTGTTGCGCAAGGAGCAGGCAATCCTGTCATGCCTCTCCGCGCAGGAGCGGCGCGATTTCGCGCGGCTGCTCGGCAAGATCGAGCAGAGCCTCGAACTGGTGCAGACCAGCGAAGAGGCCGATGCGAAAGAGGCTTACTGA
- a CDS encoding RidA family protein: MIHRFAGLTPTRSRAVAHEDLVFTVAVAPDPVSSSMYEQSAKALARIDESLALCGTDKSKILSAIVYITDIKRKAEMNRAWDEWVDTRNPPMRACIGVDLEPPHIVEIVVTAVK; the protein is encoded by the coding sequence ATGATCCATCGCTTTGCCGGGCTCACGCCCACCCGCAGCCGCGCCGTCGCTCACGAGGATCTCGTTTTCACGGTGGCGGTCGCGCCGGATCCGGTCAGTTCCTCGATGTACGAGCAGAGCGCAAAGGCGCTCGCCCGGATCGACGAAAGCCTTGCGCTGTGCGGCACGGACAAGAGCAAGATCCTCTCGGCCATCGTCTATATCACCGACATCAAGCGCAAGGCCGAGATGAACCGCGCCTGGGACGAGTGGGTCGATACCAGGAACCCGCCGATGCGCGCCTGCATCGGCGTCGATCTCGAACCGCCGCACATCGTGGAGATCGTGGTGACGGCAGTGAAGTGA
- a CDS encoding NAD(P)-dependent oxidoreductase has product MALMSAHKTVGFIGLGVMGEPICRNLVKKSGKRVIAFDLSPEPLARLQADGAEIAGSVADLIRQSDLLFLCLPSAKHVRTVFEGDGILRNVRSGQVVVDLGTSSVSQTRDFAGQLQAKGTAWADAPIARTRQAAQDGTLSVMVGATPALYADIEPLIRCFATDVTHCGEVGAGQVTKILNNMVLFETVNALAEAVAVAKHNGVDPKLLLDTLSKGSADSFALRNHGMKAIVPGNFPERAFSTEYALKDLSYALELAADAGIRIRGAELIGTVLQEAIDAGSGDNYFPVIAKHIDSR; this is encoded by the coding sequence ATGGCTTTGATGTCAGCGCACAAGACTGTCGGCTTCATCGGCCTCGGCGTGATGGGCGAGCCGATCTGTCGCAATCTCGTGAAGAAGAGCGGCAAGCGCGTCATTGCCTTCGATCTGTCGCCGGAGCCATTGGCGCGGCTGCAGGCGGATGGCGCCGAGATCGCAGGCTCCGTTGCCGATTTGATCAGGCAAAGCGACCTGCTGTTCCTGTGCCTGCCGAGCGCCAAGCATGTGCGCACGGTGTTCGAAGGCGACGGCATTCTCAGGAACGTCCGCAGCGGGCAGGTCGTGGTCGATCTCGGTACGTCGTCGGTCAGCCAGACCCGCGATTTTGCCGGGCAGTTGCAGGCCAAAGGCACTGCCTGGGCCGACGCGCCGATCGCGCGTACGCGACAGGCGGCGCAGGACGGCACGCTGAGCGTGATGGTTGGCGCGACGCCTGCGCTCTACGCCGACATCGAGCCGCTGATCCGCTGTTTTGCGACCGACGTCACCCATTGCGGCGAGGTCGGCGCGGGGCAGGTGACAAAAATCCTCAACAACATGGTGCTGTTCGAAACCGTCAACGCGCTGGCTGAGGCGGTCGCGGTGGCGAAGCACAATGGCGTCGATCCAAAACTGCTGCTCGATACGCTTTCAAAGGGCTCGGCGGACAGCTTTGCGCTGCGCAACCACGGCATGAAGGCGATCGTGCCGGGCAATTTTCCTGAGCGCGCGTTTTCAACCGAATACGCGCTGAAGGATTTGTCGTACGCGCTGGAGCTGGCGGCCGACGCCGGCATCAGGATTCGCGGCGCGGAATTGATCGGTACGGTGCTGCAGGAAGCCATCGATGCCGGTTCGGGGGACAACTATTTTCCTGTCATCGCGAAGCATATTGATAGCCGCTAA
- a CDS encoding N-acyl homoserine lactonase family protein, producing MGNAYEIYALRYATMSPRTPHLNFLIPDPHETTAQDLDYFVWLIRGGGREILVDTGFNAEEAKARSRKLTLNPVDALADFGVAAGTIRDVIVTHLHYDHAGNLDRFPSARFHLQDREMSYATGRCMCNGMLRHPFSVEHVTTMVRHVYGERVTFHSGDGEIAPGVTVHRVGGHSDGLQVVRVETARGPVVLASDAAHYYANLQKRSPFPIVYNVGDMAQGWEIVERLAGHPDRFIPGHDPIVSEIYPRASDKVDVFALHLAPSRSFAK from the coding sequence ATGGGAAATGCCTACGAAATCTACGCGCTGCGCTACGCGACGATGTCGCCGCGCACCCCCCATTTGAATTTTCTGATCCCCGATCCGCACGAGACCACCGCGCAGGACCTGGATTATTTCGTCTGGCTGATCCGAGGCGGCGGTCGCGAAATTCTGGTCGATACCGGCTTCAATGCCGAAGAGGCGAAGGCGCGCTCGCGCAAGCTCACGCTCAATCCGGTCGACGCGCTGGCGGATTTCGGCGTGGCCGCCGGCACAATCCGCGACGTGATTGTCACCCATTTGCACTACGACCACGCCGGCAATCTCGATCGCTTCCCCAGCGCGCGGTTTCATCTGCAGGACCGCGAGATGAGCTATGCGACCGGGCGCTGCATGTGCAACGGCATGCTGCGGCATCCGTTCTCGGTCGAGCACGTCACCACGATGGTGCGCCATGTCTATGGCGAGCGCGTCACCTTTCATTCCGGCGACGGCGAGATCGCGCCCGGCGTGACGGTGCATCGCGTCGGCGGCCATTCCGACGGGTTGCAGGTGGTGCGCGTGGAAACGGCGCGCGGGCCGGTGGTGCTGGCGTCGGACGCGGCACATTACTACGCCAATCTGCAGAAGCGCAGCCCGTTTCCGATCGTCTACAATGTCGGCGACATGGCGCAGGGCTGGGAGATCGTCGAGCGGCTGGCCGGGCATCCCGACCGCTTCATCCCCGGCCACGATCCGATCGTGAGCGAGATCTATCCGCGCGCCAGCGACAAGGTCGATGTGTTCGCGCTGCATCTTGCGCCATCGCGTTCGTTTGCGAAATAG
- a CDS encoding caspase family protein, with translation MKIRLALLLTLFFSVASVAPSFAAGERYALVIGNAKYPDAEAPLKEPINDARDIAEELKRDGFNVDIGENLTGEQMRRAFERLYGKIKPGSVALIFFSGFGVQSSRQSYMIPVDAQIWTEPDVRRDGFSLETVLGEINSRGAGVKIALIDASRRNPFERRFRSFSAGLAPVIAPNGTLVMYSAALSSVVSDNGSDRSLFVKELLKEIRTPDLMAEETLNRTRVGVTRVSRQEQVPWISSSLAEDFSFIPSGSGPRPASPPPGPVATAPAAPPAPAPAPAPPAVAAPAPPPAPPASPKPVEAAIPPPPPPAKPAESPGPTVPALADDPTIKSLNAKLNENPDDAAALYRRGQVYASKGAYELAIKDFNNSLRLNPKDVEAFNNRCWARTVIGDLQAALKDCNEALRLRPNFVDALDSRGLVNLKSGQNKNAIADFDAALKINPRLTSSLYGRGLAKKRNGSISEGDLDINNAKAMDPNIVKEFADYGVQ, from the coding sequence ATGAAAATCCGCCTTGCATTACTCCTCACATTGTTTTTTTCGGTCGCGTCGGTAGCCCCGTCGTTCGCAGCCGGTGAACGGTATGCGCTGGTGATCGGCAACGCGAAATATCCGGACGCCGAGGCGCCGCTGAAGGAGCCGATCAACGATGCCCGCGACATCGCCGAAGAGCTCAAGCGCGACGGTTTCAATGTCGATATCGGCGAGAACCTCACCGGCGAGCAGATGCGCCGCGCTTTCGAGCGCCTGTATGGCAAGATCAAGCCGGGCTCGGTCGCGCTGATCTTCTTCTCCGGCTTTGGCGTGCAGTCGAGCCGCCAGAGCTACATGATCCCCGTCGATGCCCAGATCTGGACCGAGCCCGACGTCCGCCGTGACGGTTTCAGCCTCGAGACCGTGCTGGGGGAGATCAACAGCCGGGGCGCCGGCGTCAAGATCGCGCTGATCGATGCCTCCAGGCGCAATCCGTTCGAGCGCCGGTTCCGCAGCTTTTCCGCCGGCCTTGCGCCGGTCATTGCGCCGAACGGCACACTGGTGATGTATTCGGCCGCGCTCTCGTCCGTCGTTTCCGACAATGGCAGCGACCGCAGCCTGTTCGTGAAAGAACTGCTGAAGGAAATCCGCACCCCCGATTTGATGGCGGAGGAAACGCTGAATCGCACCCGTGTCGGCGTGACCCGCGTCTCGCGCCAGGAACAGGTGCCGTGGATTTCGTCGTCGCTGGCCGAGGATTTCTCCTTCATCCCCAGCGGCTCAGGCCCGCGGCCGGCGAGCCCGCCGCCTGGTCCGGTGGCCACGGCGCCTGCAGCGCCACCTGCTCCCGCGCCTGCGCCTGCACCCCCAGCGGTGGCCGCACCGGCGCCTCCGCCTGCGCCGCCCGCGTCGCCAAAACCGGTTGAAGCCGCGATTCCTCCACCCCCGCCGCCGGCCAAGCCGGCCGAGAGCCCCGGCCCGACCGTGCCTGCGCTTGCCGACGATCCGACCATCAAAAGCCTGAACGCCAAGCTCAACGAAAATCCGGACGATGCCGCCGCGCTGTACCGGCGCGGGCAGGTCTATGCGAGCAAAGGCGCTTACGAACTCGCCATCAAGGACTTCAACAATTCGCTGCGGCTGAACCCGAAGGATGTGGAAGCCTTCAACAACCGCTGCTGGGCACGCACGGTGATCGGCGACCTGCAGGCGGCCCTGAAGGATTGCAACGAGGCGTTGCGGCTGCGACCGAATTTCGTCGACGCGCTCGACAGCCGCGGCCTCGTCAACCTGAAGAGCGGCCAGAACAAGAATGCAATTGCTGATTTCGATGCCGCTCTCAAGATCAACCCGAGATTGACGTCGTCGCTGTACGGTCGGGGCCTTGCCAAGAAGCGCAACGGTTCGATTTCGGAAGGCGACCTGGATATCAACAATGCGAAGGCGATGGACCCCAATATCGTCAAGGAATTCGCCGATTACGGGGTGCAGTGA